One Pongo abelii isolate AG06213 chromosome 12, NHGRI_mPonAbe1-v2.0_pri, whole genome shotgun sequence DNA segment encodes these proteins:
- the CFAP36 gene encoding cilia- and flagella-associated protein 36 encodes MAAEEEDEVEWVVESIAGFLRGPDWSIPILDFVEQKCEVFDDEEESKLTYTEIHQEYKELVEKLLEGYLKEIGINEDQFQEACTSPLAKTHTSQAILQPVLAAEDFTIFKAMMVQKNIEMQLQAIRIIQERNGVLPDCLTDGSDVVSDLEQEEMKILREVLRKSKEEYDQEEERKRKKQLSEAKTEEPTVHSSEAAIMNNSQGDGEHFAHPPSEVKVHFANQSIEPLGRKVEKSETSSLPQKGLKIPGLEHASIEGPIANLSVLGTEELRQREHYLKQKRDKLMSMRKDMTTKQIQNMEQKGKPTGEVEEMTEKPEMTAEEKQTLLKRRLLAEKLKEEVINK; translated from the exons ATGGCTGCGGAAGAAGAGGACGAGGTGGAGTGGGTGGTGGAGAGCATCGCGGGGTTCCTGCGAGGCCCAGACTGGTCCATCCCCATCTTGGACTTTGTGGAACAGAAATGTGAAG tttttgatGATGAAGAAGAAAGCAAATTGACCTATACAGAGATTCATCAGGAATACAAAGAACTA gTTGAAAAGCTGTTAGAAGGTTACCTCAAAGAAATTGGAATTAATGAAGATCAATTTCAAGAAGCATGCACTTCTCCTCTTGCAAAGACCCATACATCacag GCCATTTTGCAACCTGTGTTGGCAGCAGAAGATTTTACTATCTTTAAAGCAATGATGGTCCAGAAAAACATTGAAATGCAGCTGCAAGCCATTCGAATAATTCAAGAGAGAAATG GTGTATTACCTGACTGCTTAACCGATGGCTCTGATGTGGTCAGTGACCTTGAACAGGAAGAGATGAAAATCCTGAGGGAAGTTCTTAG aaAATCAAAAGAGGAATATGaccaggaagaagaaaggaagaggaaaaaacag TTATCAGAGGCTAAAACAGAAGAGCCCACAGTGCATTCCAGTGAAGCTGCAATAATGAATAATTCCCAAGGGGATGGTGAACATTTTGCACACCCACCCTCAG AAGTTAAAGTGCATTTTGCTAATCAGTCAATAGAACCTTTGGGAAGAAAAGTGGAAAAATCTGAAACTTCCTCCCTCCCACAAAAAGGCCTGAAGATTCCTGGCTTAGAGCACGCGAGCATTGAAGGACCAATAGCA AATTTATCAGTACTTGGAACAGAAGAACTTCGCCAACGAGAACACTATCTCAAGCAGAAGAGAGATAAGTTGATGTCCATGAGAAAGGATATGACGACTAAACAGATACAAAAtatggagcagaaaggaaaacccactggggaggtggag gaaatgaCAGAGAAACCAGAAATGACAGCAGAGGAGAAGCAAACATTACTAAAGAGGAGATTGCTTGCAGAGAAACTCAAAGAAGAAGTTATTAATAAGTAA